A genomic window from Buteo buteo chromosome 13, bButBut1.hap1.1, whole genome shotgun sequence includes:
- the LOC142039273 gene encoding sodium/nucleoside cotransporter 1-like, producing the protein MEENKITLDSLEKGTDNPGFSSVGEERLYDECDGPRGESKEERRREGKGRFSSYCRKALQPASKAKRFCKAHAKVLRMVVLGLLGVAYLCYFIAACWLNFQRALALVVMTAVVVFFICWSLFKKHCGAKVMLLLSPVWKCFQKSWPWLKWLLWVALLGGLITWLVLDTSRNPEQLISLAGFCFLVLFLFACSKHHGAVSWRAVFWGLGIEFLFGLLILRTTPGIQAFQWLGDQIQFFLGYTTAGSSFVFGNTLIEEVFAFQALPIIVFFSCVMSILYYLGIMQWLIVKISWLLQVSMGTTPTETLSVAGNIFVGQTEAPLLIRPYLADMTHSEIHTVMTGGFSTIAGSVMGAYISFGIDAASLIAASVMAAPCALAMSKLVYPEVEESKFKGKASIRLSRGQEQNILEAASNGAAASVGLVANIAANLIAFLAVLEFINSALRWFGEMVDIEGLSFQVICSYVFMPVAFLMGADWADSPLVAELLGIKIFLNEFVAYQQLATYKKNRLSGLEEWDGSRKQWISERAENIATFALCGFANLGSIGIMLGGLSSMVPQRKGDLASVVLRALLTGCCVSMLNACLAGLLHVPTEVGDCVTFLSTANFSSTSYTMYTCCKQLFASSVLKNGTVSFTGAWAGLAESVLCLTQCCGHYNHTSCLGTA; encoded by the exons atggaagaaaacaagataacCCTGGACAGCCTTGAGAAAGGCACAGATAACCCAGGTTTCAGCTCTGTG GGGGAGGAGAGACTCTATGACGAATGTGATGGTCCACGTGGTGAGagcaaagaggagaggagaagagaagggaaagggagattCTCCTCCTACTGCAG GAAGGCCCTGCAGCCGGCATCCAAGGCAAAGCGCTTCTGCAAGGCTCATGCCAAGGTGTTGAGAATGGTTGTCCTGGGGCTCCTTGGAGTAG CTTACCTGTGCTACTTTATTGCGGCCTGTTGGCTCAACTTCCAGCGAGCCCTTGCCTTGGTTGTCATGACTGCTGTGGTTGTCTTCTTCATCTGCTGGAGCCTCTTCAAGAAGCACTGTGGGGCAAAAGTAATGCTGCTCCTCAGCCCCGTTTGGAAATGCTTCCAAAAGTCCTGGCCGTGGCTGAAATG GCTGCTGTGGGTGGCCCTCCTGGGAGGCCTGATCACATGGCTGGTTTTGGACACCTCCAGAAATCCAGAGCAGCTCATCTCATTAGCTGGCTTCTGCTTTTTGGTGCTGTTCCTGTTTGCCTGCTCCAAGCACCATGGCGCA GTGTCCTGGAGAGCCGTTTTCTGGGGCCTTGGCATAGAGTTCTTATTTGGACTCCTCATCCTCCGAACAACCCCTGGCATCCAAGCTTTCCAGTGGCTGGGTGACCAGATCCAG TTCTTTCTGGGCTACACCACAGCTGGCTCCAGCTTTGTCTTTGGGAATACGCTCATTGAAGAAGTCTTTGCCTTTCAG GCTCTGCCCatcattgttttcttcagttgtgTGATGTCCATCCTCTACTACCTCGGCATCATGCAGTGGCTCATTGTCAAG ATCTCCTGGCTGCTTCAGGTCTCGATGGGCACCACTCCCACTGAGACCCTGAGCGTGGCAGGGAACATTTTCGTGGGACAG ACTGAAGCCCCGCTGCTCATCCGCCCGTACCTTGCCGACATGACCCATTCAGAAATCCACACTGTGATGACTGGTGGCTTTTCCACCATTGCAGGCAGCGTGATGGGTGCCTACATATCCTTTGGG ATAGATGCGGCATCACTGATTGCAGCCTCCGTGATGGCTGCGCCCTGCGCCCTTGCCATGTCCAAACTCGTCTACCCCGAAGTGGAAGAGTCCAAGTTCAAGGGCAAAGCAAGCATCCGCCTCTCCCGTGG GCAAGAGCAGAACATCCTGGAAGCTGCAAGCAACGGAGCTGCTGCCTCCGTGGGGCTCGTGGCCAACATTGCGGCCAACCTCATTGCCTTCTTGGCGGTGCTGGAGTTCATCAACTCTGCCCTGCGCTGGTTTGGGGAGATGGTAGACATCGAGGGGCTCTCCTTCCAG GTGATCTGCTCCTACGTCTTCATGCCTGTGGCCTTTCTCATGGGGGCTGACTGGGCAGACTCACCGCTGGTGGCCGAGCTCTTGGGGATCAAGATCTTCCTGAACGAGTTTGTGGCATACCAGCAACTGGCCACGTACAAGAAGAACCGTCTGTCAGGCCTGGAGGAGTGGGACGGGAGCCGAAAGCAGTGGATATCT GAGCGAGCCGAGAACATTGCCACCTTTGCACTCTGCGGATTCGCCAACCTCGGCTCCAttgggatcatgctgggaggCCTGT CCTCCATGGTACCCCAGCGCAAGGGCGACTTAGCCTCTGTTGTGCTGCGAGCCCTGCTCACCGGCTGCTGCGTCTCCATGCTCAATGCCTGCCTGGCAG GTCTCCTTCATGTGCCAACGGAGGTGGGCGACTGCGTGACCTTCCTCAGCACCGCCAACTTCAGCTCCACCAGCTACACCATGTACACATGCTGCAAGCAGCTCTTTGCCAG CTCAGTGCTCAAGAATGGGACGGTCTCCTTCACAGGAGCCTGGGCCGGCCTAGCAGAGAGCGTGCTATGCCTGACACAGTGCTGCGGGCACTACAACCACACGTCCTGCCTGGGGACAGCCTAG